The sequence GACAACCTGGGGCATGTGATCGCTTTGGACAGCGAATTGAACGAGATCTGGCGGTTTGATGTGGAAGAGCCGCTGGTGGGTTCGATCTCGGTGGCCTCCGACAACCATGAACTCTACGCGGTCACCCGCAATGACGTGATCCAGCTGGTCGACAATGGGGACCATGGTGTCCGGACCTGGACAGCTAGGCTCAACGGCTTCGATGGCTACGCCAACGTGGATCGGCAATCCAATACGTTGACCGCGACCGTTACAGCCAATGGCGTCGTGGTCGGGATTGGCGGGGGCAAGTCGTTGTTCGGGTTCAACCTGATGCTGCACGTAGGCATGGGCCTGCTGGATCGGGAAACCGGAGAGTTGCGCTACTTTGCCGAAGGCCGGGAGGACTCTCTGGCGATGAGCACGGTAGCTCCGGATGGCAGTATCTATGTGGCGCACTCGCCGATTCGGCGGGCTGTCGGCAAGGCCATGTATCCGGAGTTGACCCCGGAGCTGACCGGAGGCATCGCGCGCTATAAACCCGTTCGACTCGATCTGCTGGCACGGGATGCCATTTGCGCGGCCGAGGCTCGCGGTGCCAATGCGAGCACGCTTGACCCGACCACTCAGGCCGCAGCGCTGGATGCGGATCTTCGACAGACCAGAGTGCTGCTCGAGCAGGCTGCCGTCGCCATCGGCAAGGCGGTTATGGATGGAGATCTTGGGCCGGGAGATGCCGGCACGTTGAACGGACTGCTGGAGAAAAGCTTGCCTGAATTGAATCCGGGAGATCTTGGCCGTGCGGTAGCGAATATGGCTGCCGCCTGCGCGCTCTTTCCCGAAGGCGATATGAAGGATCGGCCGGCCGCTCGTTGAGGCTGCAAGAAAGGCAGAATGCTGTGATGAAAAAACTCTTTGCAGGGCTGGCGATTGGACTTGGGGTGGTCGGTGTTTTTGTCCTCCTCCTCCCACAAATTCTGCATACGTTGGGCATGCATCCGGAGTATACGGGCCCCAGCTTCGACCTGCCGGGGAAACGCGCCCTGGTGATTACCACCAGTCATGATGTTCTTGCCGCACCGGGCGAAACCGAGGGTCCACCCACAGGAGTTGTAGCCTCTGAAATGACCCACCCCTATTACGTTTTTCTTGATGGTGGAATGCAGGTGGATGTGGCGAGCATCGACGGCGGCAAGATCCCGGTTGCCCCGAATTCCCTTTCGCGGACGTCGTCTACGCCCGAGACCAGACGGTTCCAGAAGGACTCCATCTTTCAGGCCAAGGTCGAGAATTCGATCAAGATCGACGATCTTGATTTCGGCGACTACGATATCATTTTCCTTGCCGGAGGATGGGGGGCGGCCTACGACCTCGGCTATTCCCCGGTGCTGGCGGAGAAGATCAGCAGTGCCTACTACGCCGAAGGCAAGCCGGTGATCGGCGGCGTTTGTCACGGGGTGCTGGGCTTGATCAAGGCGAAAGACCGCGATGGTAATTTGTTGATCGCGGGTCGTCGCATGACCGGGGTCAGCGACAAGCAGATCCAGGAACTCAACATTGAAATTACCCCGCAGCACCCGGAAACAGAATTGCGCAAGGCCGGTGCTCGATACGAAAGCCGCAGCGCGTTTCGCGATGTCTTTGCCACGCACACGGTTGTGGATGAGGAACGCCGTTTCGTGACGGGACAAAACCAGAACTCCAGCAGTGAAACCGCGCATCAGATGATGCAGGTCCTTGCCGAAAGGCCGGCGACTTGATCAATACGGCGCTCAAGATCGTGCTGGGTTTGGCCGGGACCCTGTTTTTGTTCAACGGTGTGCGCTGGCTGGTCGTCCCGGGTGAAATTGCACCTGCTGTCGGTCTGTCCGTGGCGGAGGGGCTTGGGTTGAGCACGCTCGTGGGGGACCTTGCGAGCTTCTTTATGGCCATGGGCAGTTTCGTGCTGATTGCTCTGATCACGGAACGCCGTACCTGGTACTACCCACCCATCATGATGCTGACGATCACGGCGCTCGGTCGCATCATCGCCTGGCTGTTGCACGACGCCACCCTTGCTGTCGGTCCGATCCGGGTCGAGGTGGTGGTGGCGCTGCTTTTGTTTTTTGCCTCTCGTCGCCTGCCGAAAGAGGCTTGAACGGATGGGACGACGTTTGTTGCCGCAGGGGTTGTTTTGCTCTGCTCTGCTCCTTGTCTTCTCCAGCATGCCGGCACGGGGGGCCGAATCCGCCCGTCCCAATATCGTCTTTATTCTGGCCGATGATCTCGGCTACACGGATATCGCGTCTTACGGCAGCGAGGTTCATACGCCAGCGCTGGATGCCTTGGCCGCCCAGGGCACGAGTTTTACGAACTACCACACGGCCGCGAACTGCGCGCCGGCAAGAGCGATGCTGCTCACCGGCGTCGACAGTCATCTGGCCGGGGTGCCCAATATTCCCGAAATGTTGTCTCCCGCGCAGCGGCGTCACGAAAACTATCAAGGGGTGCTCGGCGATGATGTTGTGACTGTAGCGACGCTTCTGGAGGGCGCGGGCTACCACACCTACATGGCCGGAAAATGGCATTTGGGCATGGAGCCAACTAAGCGGCCCAGCCGTCGCGGCTTTGAGCGCACCGTCGCGATGATGGATTCGGGAGCGGATCATTGGGAACAGCGGCCCTACCTTCCCATCTATGATCAGGCGAATTGGTTTGCTGATGGCGAGCGGTTTTCCCTGCCGGAGGATTTCTATTCTTCACGCTTTCTGGTCGACAGCATGATCAAATTCATCGGCAGCAATCTGCAGGACGGCGAGCCATTTTTTGCATACTTGCCATTCATGGCGGTGCACTCGCCTGTGCAGGCCCCCCAGCAATTCATCGATCGTTATATGGGCGTCTAC is a genomic window of Candidatus Binatia bacterium containing:
- a CDS encoding type 1 glutamine amidotransferase domain-containing protein → MKKLFAGLAIGLGVVGVFVLLLPQILHTLGMHPEYTGPSFDLPGKRALVITTSHDVLAAPGETEGPPTGVVASEMTHPYYVFLDGGMQVDVASIDGGKIPVAPNSLSRTSSTPETRRFQKDSIFQAKVENSIKIDDLDFGDYDIIFLAGGWGAAYDLGYSPVLAEKISSAYYAEGKPVIGGVCHGVLGLIKAKDRDGNLLIAGRRMTGVSDKQIQELNIEITPQHPETELRKAGARYESRSAFRDVFATHTVVDEERRFVTGQNQNSSSETAHQMMQVLAERPAT